Proteins from a single region of Fusobacterium gonidiaformans ATCC 25563:
- the rplL gene encoding 50S ribosomal protein L7/L12, with protein sequence MAFDREKFIADLEAMTVLELKELVTALEDHFGVTAAAPVAVAAAGPAEAAEEKTEFDVVLKSAGGNKIAVIKEVRAITGLGLKEAKELVDNGGVIKEAAPKEEAEAIKEKLTAAGAEIEVK encoded by the coding sequence ATGGCATTTGATAGAGAAAAATTTATTGCTGATTTAGAAGCAATGACTGTATTAGAATTAAAAGAATTAGTAACTGCATTAGAAGATCACTTTGGAGTAACTGCTGCTGCACCAGTAGCTGTAGCTGCTGCAGGACCAGCTGAAGCTGCTGAAGAAAAAACTGAATTTGATGTTGTATTGAAATCAGCAGGTGGAAACAAAATTGCTGTTATCAAAGAAGTAAGAGCAATTACTGGATTAGGATTAAAAGAAGCAAAAGAATTAGTTGATAACGGAGGAGTTATCAAAGAAGCAGCTCCAAAAGAAGAAGCAGAAGCAATTAAAGAAAAATTAACTGCTGCCGGAGCAGAAATTGAAGTAAAATAA
- a CDS encoding YicC/YloC family endoribonuclease: MRSMTGYAKLIYEDEKYALQMEMKSVNNKNLSCKIKLPYNLNFLETKIRNEIAAKVLRGSVELRIELEEKEENLEAIQYDKNLSRAYFDTLSSMEKELGEVFSNKMDFLVRNFNVLKKGNNEVSEEEYSQFLLPKVQELLLPFLESRQEEGNRLQLFFLEKFEILKSYVTKIEEYQPSVVERYKEKLLARLQTCREDLHFEENDILKEVMIFTDRSDISEELSRLKSHLQQLEKELKSKELGLGKKIEFLLQEIFRELNTTGVKSNLYEISNLVVSAKNELEKIREQIMNIE; this comes from the coding sequence ATGAGAAGCATGACGGGCTATGCAAAGCTTATCTATGAAGATGAAAAATATGCTTTGCAGATGGAAATGAAGAGTGTAAACAATAAAAACTTATCGTGTAAAATCAAACTTCCTTACAATTTAAATTTTTTGGAAACGAAAATTAGAAATGAAATTGCAGCAAAAGTATTAAGAGGTTCCGTAGAATTGCGTATTGAGTTAGAAGAAAAAGAAGAAAATCTTGAGGCAATTCAATATGATAAGAATTTGAGTCGAGCTTATTTTGATACTCTTTCTTCCATGGAAAAAGAATTGGGAGAAGTCTTTTCGAATAAAATGGATTTTTTAGTACGAAACTTTAATGTTTTGAAGAAAGGAAATAATGAAGTTTCTGAAGAAGAATACAGTCAGTTTTTATTACCCAAAGTGCAAGAATTATTGCTACCTTTTTTAGAAAGCCGTCAAGAAGAGGGGAATCGTTTGCAACTATTTTTCTTAGAAAAATTTGAAATTCTGAAGAGCTATGTTACAAAAATTGAAGAATATCAACCAAGTGTGGTGGAAAGATATAAAGAAAAACTATTAGCTCGTTTGCAAACTTGTCGAGAAGATTTACATTTTGAAGAAAATGATATTTTAAAAGAAGTTATGATTTTCACAGATCGTTCGGATATTTCAGAAGAATTATCTCGTTTAAAGAGTCATTTGCAACAATTAGAAAAAGAATTAAAAAGCAAAGAGTTAGGACTTGGGAAAAAAATTGAGTTTTTATTACAAGAAATATTCCGAGAATTGAATACAACTGGAGTAAAATCGAATTTATATGAAATTTCAAATCTAGTCGTTTCTGCAAAAAATGAATTGGAAAAAATTAGAGAACAAATTATGAATATTGAGTAA
- the rpoZ gene encoding DNA-directed RNA polymerase subunit omega: protein MKKDITYDELLEKIPNKYILTIVGGERARELHAGATPLTKTAKKDTNLKKVFREIIDGKIHYEEDK from the coding sequence ATGAAAAAGGATATTACTTATGATGAACTTTTGGAAAAAATTCCAAATAAATATATATTAACAATTGTAGGAGGAGAAAGAGCTCGAGAGCTTCATGCAGGGGCAACTCCTTTGACAAAGACAGCAAAGAAAGATACAAATTTAAAAAAAGTATTTCGTGAAATTATAGATGGGAAAATTCATTATGAAGAAGATAAATAA
- the rpoC gene encoding DNA-directed RNA polymerase subunit beta' — translation MGIRNFEKIKIKLASPEKIEEWSYGEVTKPETINYRTLNPEKDGLFCEKIFGPTKDWECACGKYKRMRYKGLICEKCEVEVTKSKVRRERMGHIALAAPVSHIWYSKGTPNKMSLIIGLSPKELESVLYFARYIVTESEEESLEIGKILTEKEYKLFKQLYGTKFEAYMGAEAILKLLERINLEELRIELEAELEEVSSAQKRKKIVKRLKIVRDFIASGNRPEWMILKNVPVIPADLRPMVQLDGGRFATSDLNDLYRRVINRNNRLKKLLEIRAPEIVVKNEKRMLQEAVDALIDNGRRGKPVVAQNNRELKSLSDMLKGKQGRFRQNLLGKRVDYSARSVIVVGPSLKMNQCGIPKKMALELYKPFIMRELVKRELATNIKTAKKLVEEADDKVWDVIEDVIQDHPVLLNRAPTLHRLSIQAFEPVLIEGKAIRLHPLVCSAFNADFDGDQMAVHLMLSPEAIMEAKLLMLAPNNIIAPSSGEPIAVPSQDMVMGCYYMTEKKKGAKGEGKAFSNIDQLLTAYQNKVIDTHALVKVRVNGEMIETTPGLVMFNEILPVQDRNYQKTIGKKELKQLIAYLYDEHGFTETADLINKLKNFGYHYSTLAGISVGVEDLVIPEEKKHLLAAADEQVEQIDADYKAGKIINEERYRKTIEVWSKTTDAVTKAMMDGLDKFNPVYMMANSGARGNTNQMRQLAGMRGNMADTQGRIIETPIKANFREGLTVLEFFISSHGARKGLADTALRTADSGYLTRRLVDISHEVIVNAEDCGTMQGIEVGDLISGGKVIEKLAERIKGRVLAEDLVYNGEVLATRNTMIGKELLREIDEKGIKKVKIRSPLTCALEKGVCKKCYGMDLSNLKEILLGEAVGVVAAQSIGEPGTQLTMRTFHTGGVASASAAITQIKSENGGRISFRDIHTLNLNGEEIVVSQAGKVIVADNEYEVSSGSILKVKEGDIIEEGTVLVTFDPYHIPLIAAQDGKVEYRELTPKKTHDEKYDVWQSLVVKAMDSGDVNPRVHILDKDGKKLGTYNIPYGAYMMVEDGAMVKKGDILAKIMKIGEGSKDITGGLPRVQELFEARNPKGKAMLTEIDGRVEINNRKKKGMRVVTVKSLDGEGEQREYLVPVGERLIVTDGLKVKAGDKITEGAISPFDVLNIKGLVAAEQFILESVQQVYRDQGVGVNDKHIEIIVKQMFKKVKIVDSGASLFLEDEVVEKRLVDLENKELAEKGKALIQYEPIIQGITKAAVNTGSFISAASFQETTKVLSNAAIEGKVDYLEGLKENVIIGKKIPAGTGFSAYKNVAMKVQEEFGTELEETEE, via the coding sequence ATGGGAATCAGAAATTTTGAAAAAATTAAAATCAAATTGGCATCTCCTGAAAAAATTGAAGAATGGTCATATGGGGAAGTAACAAAGCCAGAAACCATCAATTATAGAACGTTAAATCCAGAAAAAGACGGATTGTTCTGCGAAAAAATCTTTGGGCCAACAAAAGATTGGGAATGTGCATGTGGTAAATATAAGAGAATGCGATACAAAGGTTTAATTTGTGAAAAGTGTGAAGTAGAAGTGACAAAATCAAAGGTAAGAAGAGAAAGAATGGGGCATATTGCTTTAGCAGCCCCAGTTTCTCACATTTGGTATTCTAAGGGAACTCCAAATAAAATGTCTTTGATTATTGGTTTATCACCAAAAGAATTAGAATCTGTATTGTATTTTGCAAGATATATTGTAACGGAAAGTGAAGAAGAAAGCTTAGAAATCGGAAAAATTTTAACAGAAAAAGAATATAAGTTATTTAAGCAATTGTATGGAACAAAGTTTGAAGCTTATATGGGAGCAGAAGCGATTTTAAAATTATTAGAAAGAATCAATTTAGAAGAATTGAGAATAGAGTTGGAAGCAGAATTGGAAGAAGTGTCTTCGGCTCAAAAAAGAAAGAAAATAGTAAAAAGATTAAAAATTGTGCGAGATTTTATTGCGTCTGGAAATAGACCAGAATGGATGATCTTAAAGAATGTTCCAGTAATTCCGGCAGATTTACGTCCAATGGTACAATTGGACGGAGGAAGATTTGCAACGTCCGACTTAAATGACTTATATAGAAGAGTTATCAATAGAAATAATCGTTTGAAGAAACTATTAGAAATCAGAGCTCCAGAAATTGTTGTAAAAAATGAAAAAAGAATGTTACAAGAAGCTGTGGATGCTTTGATTGACAATGGTCGAAGAGGAAAGCCAGTAGTCGCTCAAAATAATAGAGAATTAAAATCTCTATCAGATATGTTGAAAGGAAAACAAGGACGTTTCCGACAAAACTTGTTGGGGAAACGGGTTGACTATTCAGCACGGTCAGTAATTGTTGTAGGTCCTTCTCTAAAAATGAATCAATGTGGAATTCCTAAGAAAATGGCTTTGGAACTTTACAAACCATTTATTATGAGAGAATTGGTAAAACGAGAATTAGCAACAAATATCAAAACAGCGAAAAAGTTGGTAGAAGAAGCCGATGATAAAGTGTGGGATGTTATCGAGGATGTCATTCAAGATCACCCAGTATTATTGAACAGAGCTCCGACTCTTCACAGACTTTCTATCCAAGCGTTTGAACCTGTATTGATTGAAGGAAAAGCTATTCGATTACATCCATTGGTATGTTCTGCTTTCAACGCCGATTTCGACGGGGACCAAATGGCAGTACATTTGATGTTATCTCCAGAAGCCATTATGGAAGCAAAATTATTGATGTTAGCACCAAATAATATTATTGCTCCATCAAGTGGAGAACCTATTGCAGTTCCATCTCAAGATATGGTTATGGGATGTTACTACATGACAGAAAAGAAAAAGGGAGCAAAAGGAGAAGGAAAAGCTTTCTCTAATATTGATCAATTATTAACAGCTTATCAAAATAAAGTCATTGATACTCATGCCTTGGTAAAAGTAAGAGTCAATGGAGAAATGATTGAAACAACTCCTGGTCTTGTTATGTTTAATGAAATTTTACCAGTACAAGATAGAAATTATCAAAAAACAATCGGTAAAAAAGAATTAAAACAATTGATTGCTTATTTATATGATGAACATGGTTTCACAGAAACTGCTGATTTGATCAATAAATTGAAGAATTTCGGATATCATTACTCTACCTTAGCAGGAATTTCCGTGGGAGTAGAAGATTTGGTAATTCCGGAAGAAAAGAAACATCTATTGGCAGCAGCAGACGAACAAGTGGAACAAATCGATGCAGATTATAAAGCTGGAAAGATTATCAATGAAGAACGATATAGAAAAACAATTGAAGTTTGGTCTAAAACAACAGATGCTGTTACAAAAGCAATGATGGATGGATTGGATAAATTTAATCCGGTGTACATGATGGCAAATTCAGGAGCACGGGGAAATACAAACCAAATGAGACAATTGGCGGGAATGAGAGGAAATATGGCCGATACACAAGGACGTATTATCGAAACTCCAATCAAGGCAAATTTCCGAGAAGGATTGACTGTCTTAGAGTTCTTTATCTCATCACATGGAGCTAGAAAAGGATTGGCCGATACCGCTTTGAGAACTGCCGATTCAGGATATTTGACAAGAAGATTGGTAGATATTTCTCATGAGGTTATTGTCAATGCAGAAGATTGTGGAACAATGCAAGGAATTGAAGTAGGAGATTTGATTTCCGGAGGTAAGGTTATTGAAAAACTTGCGGAAAGAATCAAAGGAAGAGTGTTAGCAGAAGACTTAGTTTATAATGGAGAAGTGTTAGCGACTCGAAATACGATGATTGGAAAAGAACTACTTCGAGAAATCGATGAAAAAGGAATTAAAAAAGTAAAAATCAGATCTCCTTTGACTTGTGCTTTGGAAAAAGGAGTTTGTAAAAAATGTTATGGTATGGACTTATCAAACTTGAAAGAAATTTTACTAGGGGAAGCTGTAGGAGTTGTTGCCGCACAATCTATTGGAGAACCTGGTACTCAGCTTACTATGAGAACCTTCCATACTGGAGGGGTAGCAAGTGCTTCGGCAGCAATTACTCAAATTAAATCAGAAAATGGTGGACGAATTTCTTTCCGAGATATTCATACATTAAATTTAAATGGAGAAGAAATTGTAGTAAGTCAAGCAGGAAAAGTTATCGTAGCAGACAATGAATATGAAGTTTCTTCCGGATCTATCTTAAAGGTAAAAGAAGGAGATATTATTGAAGAAGGAACTGTTTTAGTAACTTTCGACCCTTATCATATCCCATTGATTGCAGCTCAGGATGGAAAAGTGGAATATCGAGAATTAACTCCTAAGAAAACACATGATGAAAAATATGATGTTTGGCAATCTTTAGTGGTAAAAGCGATGGATAGTGGAGATGTTAACCCTCGTGTTCATATCTTAGATAAAGATGGTAAAAAATTAGGAACTTACAACATTCCTTATGGAGCTTACATGATGGTGGAAGATGGAGCCATGGTCAAAAAAGGAGATATTCTTGCTAAAATTATGAAAATTGGAGAAGGATCGAAGGATATTACGGGAGGTCTTCCAAGAGTACAAGAATTATTTGAAGCAAGAAATCCAAAAGGAAAAGCAATGCTTACTGAAATTGATGGAAGAGTGGAAATCAATAATCGTAAGAAAAAGGGTATGAGAGTTGTTACTGTTAAATCTTTAGATGGTGAGGGAGAACAAAGAGAATATTTAGTTCCCGTAGGAGAACGTTTGATTGTTACCGACGGATTAAAAGTAAAAGCTGGAGACAAGATTACAGAAGGAGCTATTTCTCCGTTTGACGTCTTGAACATCAAAGGACTTGTCGCAGCAGAACAATTTATTCTAGAATCCGTACAACAAGTATATCGAGATCAAGGAGTAGGAGTTAACGATAAACATATTGAAATTATTGTAAAACAAATGTTTAAGAAGGTTAAAATTGTGGACTCAGGAGCTTCTTTATTCTTAGAAGATGAGGTAGTAGAAAAGAGATTGGTAGACTTAGAAAATAAAGAGTTAGCAGAAAAAGGAAAGGCACTTATTCAATATGAACCAATTATTCAAGGGATTACTAAGGCAGCAGTAAATACAGGAAGCTTTATTTCTGCAGCTTCGTTCCAAGAAACAACAAAGGTTCTTTCAAATGCAGCTATTGAAGGAAAGGTTGACTATTTGGAAGGATTGAAAGAAAATGTTATTATAGGAAAGAAGATTCCGGCAGGAACAGGATTCTCTGCATATAAAAATGTAGCGATGAAAGTACAAGAAGAGTTTGGAACAGAATTAGAAGAAACAGAAGAATAG
- the gmk gene encoding guanylate kinase encodes MPKGNLYVVSGPSGAGKSTICRKVRKMLGINLATSATTREPRTGEVHGVDYYFLSHAEFEKKIQEGAFLEYAKVHNNYYGTLKSEVENRVNQGEKVILEIDVQGGLQVKALYPDAHLIFFKTPNLEQLEARLRGRKTDSEETIQLRLKNSIEELKCEEKYDICIVNHTVEQACNDLIQIIEEKENLS; translated from the coding sequence ATGCCGAAAGGGAACTTATATGTAGTTTCAGGTCCTAGTGGTGCTGGAAAATCTACAATTTGTAGAAAAGTTCGCAAAATGTTGGGGATTAATTTAGCAACTTCTGCTACTACAAGAGAGCCTAGAACTGGAGAGGTTCATGGGGTAGATTATTATTTTTTAAGTCATGCTGAATTTGAGAAAAAAATTCAAGAGGGAGCTTTCTTAGAATATGCGAAAGTTCATAATAATTACTATGGAACTTTAAAGTCAGAAGTAGAAAATAGAGTGAATCAAGGGGAAAAAGTAATTTTGGAAATCGATGTCCAAGGTGGATTACAAGTTAAGGCTTTGTATCCGGATGCTCATTTGATTTTCTTTAAAACACCTAATTTGGAACAATTAGAAGCTAGATTACGTGGGAGAAAGACAGATAGCGAAGAAACGATTCAATTACGTTTAAAGAATTCGATTGAAGAATTAAAATGTGAAGAAAAATATGATATTTGTATTGTCAATCATACCGTAGAACAGGCTTGCAATGATTTAATTCAAATTATTGAAGAAAAGGAGAATCTATCATGA
- the rpoB gene encoding DNA-directed RNA polymerase subunit beta, with amino-acid sequence MGKLVERLNFGKIKERGIMPHFLEFQLNSYEDFLQMKVAPNNRENKGLESAFREIFPIESSSNGEIRLEYVSYELHAAEPPLNDELECKKRGKTYSDSLKVRLRLFNKKSGNEIQESLVYFGEVPKMTERGTFIINGAERVVVSQLHRSPGVSFNKEVNIQTGKDLFSGKIIPYKGTWLEFETDKNDFLSVKIDRKKKVLATVFLKAVDFFKDNTEIKEHFFEVKELDLTEFYEKYANDTEELLSVVRTKIESSFLKEAIYDEETGEIIAEEDAVISEALISKIIENKIAVLSYWEVKPEDLLIANTIANDTTKNSDEAVTEVFKKLRPGDLVTVDSARSLIKQMFFNVQRYDLEPVGRYKMNKRLKLEIDENEVLLTPEDVLGTIQYVIDLNNGESHVHTDDIDNLSNRRVRGVGELLLMQIKTGLLKMSKMVREKMTIQDIETLTPQSLLNTRPLNALILDFFGSGQLSQFMDQSNPLAELTHKRRISALGPGGLSRERAGFEVRDVHDSHYGRICPIETPEGPNIGLIGSLAIYAKINQYGFIETPYVAVKDGVADLNDIRYLAADEEEGMFIAQADTKLGEHNELLEPVTCRIGPEILDVEAKRVHYLDISPKQVVSVSAGLIPFLEHDDANRALMGSNMQRQAVPLLRTQAPFIGTGLERKVAVDSGAVVTTKVDGTVSYVDGKKIVIETEDKREYTYRLLNFERSNQSMCLHQSPLVNLGDKVKAGDIIADGPATSKGDLALGKNILMGFMTWEGYNYEDAILISDRLRKDDVFTSIHVEEYEIEARNTKLGDEEITREIPNVSEAALRNLDANGIIMVGSEVEPGDILVGKTSPKGETEPPAEEKLLRAIFGEKARDVRDSSLRMPHGSKGTVVEILELSRENGDELKAGVNKAIRVLVAEKRKITVGDKMSGRHGNKGVVSRVLPAEDMPFLEDGTHLDVVLNPLGVPSRMNIGQVLEVHLGMAMRTLNGGTHIATPVFDGATEEQIKDYLENQGHPRSGKVTLYDGRTGDKFDNKITVGIMYMLKLHHLVEDKMHARAIGPYSLVTQQPLGGKAQFGGQRLGEMEVWALEAYGASNILQEMLTVKSDDVTGRTKTYEAIIKGEEMPDSDLPESFKVLLKEFQALALDVELCDENDNVINVDEELNKEDTTLEYSPSDMLELEDDEDEDDYEDDEE; translated from the coding sequence ATGGGGAAACTCGTTGAACGATTGAATTTTGGAAAGATTAAAGAAAGAGGAATTATGCCTCATTTTCTTGAATTTCAATTAAATTCGTATGAAGATTTCTTGCAAATGAAGGTGGCTCCCAATAATAGAGAAAATAAGGGATTAGAATCTGCTTTCCGAGAAATTTTTCCAATTGAATCATCTTCTAACGGAGAAATTCGACTAGAATATGTATCTTATGAATTGCATGCTGCAGAACCACCTTTGAATGATGAATTGGAGTGTAAAAAAAGAGGAAAAACATATTCTGATTCTTTGAAGGTAAGACTTCGATTATTTAATAAAAAAAGTGGGAATGAAATCCAAGAATCTCTAGTATATTTTGGGGAAGTTCCTAAGATGACAGAACGGGGAACTTTTATTATCAATGGTGCAGAAAGAGTTGTGGTATCACAATTACACCGTTCTCCGGGGGTATCATTTAATAAAGAAGTAAATATTCAAACCGGAAAAGATCTTTTCTCCGGAAAGATTATTCCGTATAAAGGAACTTGGCTAGAATTTGAAACAGATAAGAACGATTTTCTAAGTGTAAAAATTGATAGAAAGAAAAAGGTTCTAGCTACAGTATTCTTAAAGGCTGTGGATTTTTTCAAAGATAATACAGAAATTAAAGAACACTTCTTTGAAGTGAAAGAATTAGATTTAACAGAATTTTATGAAAAATATGCAAATGACACAGAAGAATTATTGAGTGTTGTAAGAACAAAAATTGAAAGTAGTTTTTTAAAAGAAGCAATTTATGATGAAGAAACTGGAGAAATTATTGCAGAAGAAGATGCAGTTATTTCAGAAGCTTTGATTTCAAAAATCATCGAAAATAAAATTGCAGTTCTTAGCTACTGGGAAGTAAAGCCCGAAGATCTTTTGATTGCAAATACAATTGCCAATGATACGACTAAAAATTCTGATGAAGCAGTGACAGAAGTCTTCAAAAAATTAAGACCTGGAGATTTAGTAACCGTAGATTCAGCTAGAAGTTTAATAAAGCAAATGTTCTTTAATGTTCAACGTTATGATTTAGAACCGGTTGGACGTTATAAAATGAATAAGAGATTAAAATTGGAAATTGATGAAAATGAGGTATTGCTAACTCCGGAAGATGTATTAGGAACGATTCAATATGTCATTGATTTAAATAATGGAGAATCCCATGTACATACAGATGATATCGATAACTTATCTAACCGTCGTGTAAGAGGAGTTGGAGAATTATTGTTGATGCAAATCAAAACTGGGCTGTTAAAAATGTCAAAAATGGTTCGAGAAAAGATGACCATTCAAGATATTGAAACTTTAACACCTCAATCTCTATTGAATACAAGACCATTGAATGCTTTGATTTTGGACTTCTTCGGTTCCGGACAATTATCTCAATTTATGGACCAATCAAACCCACTTGCAGAATTGACTCATAAAAGAAGAATCTCTGCCTTAGGACCTGGAGGACTTTCGAGAGAAAGAGCCGGATTCGAGGTGCGTGACGTACATGATTCTCACTATGGAAGAATTTGTCCAATAGAAACACCGGAAGGGCCAAACATTGGATTGATTGGGTCTTTGGCTATTTATGCAAAAATCAATCAATATGGATTTATTGAAACTCCATATGTTGCAGTAAAAGACGGAGTAGCAGACTTAAACGACATACGATATTTAGCAGCGGATGAAGAAGAAGGAATGTTTATTGCCCAAGCCGATACAAAATTGGGAGAACATAATGAGTTGTTAGAACCGGTAACTTGTAGAATCGGTCCGGAAATTTTGGATGTGGAAGCAAAAAGAGTTCATTATTTAGATATTTCTCCAAAACAAGTGGTATCAGTATCTGCCGGATTGATTCCGTTCCTAGAACACGATGACGCCAACCGGGCATTGATGGGATCAAACATGCAAAGACAAGCAGTTCCTTTATTAAGAACACAAGCTCCATTCATTGGAACCGGTTTGGAACGAAAAGTAGCTGTGGATTCCGGAGCGGTTGTAACGACAAAAGTAGATGGAACAGTAAGTTATGTAGACGGTAAGAAAATTGTTATTGAGACAGAAGATAAGAGAGAATATACGTATCGTCTATTGAATTTTGAAAGATCAAACCAATCTATGTGTTTACACCAATCTCCATTGGTAAACTTAGGGGATAAAGTAAAGGCAGGAGATATTATTGCGGATGGACCTGCGACAAGTAAGGGAGATTTAGCTTTAGGAAAGAATATCCTTATGGGATTTATGACTTGGGAAGGATATAACTACGAAGATGCGATTTTGATTTCGGACCGATTAAGAAAAGATGATGTATTTACTTCCATTCATGTGGAAGAATACGAAATTGAAGCGAGAAATACAAAATTGGGAGACGAAGAAATTACTCGAGAAATTCCAAATGTATCCGAAGCTGCTTTGAGAAACTTAGATGCAAATGGAATTATCATGGTAGGATCTGAAGTAGAACCGGGAGATATTTTGGTTGGAAAAACTTCTCCAAAAGGAGAAACAGAACCGCCTGCAGAAGAAAAATTACTTCGAGCTATTTTTGGAGAAAAGGCAAGAGATGTACGAGACAGTTCTTTGCGTATGCCTCACGGATCCAAAGGTACTGTTGTGGAAATCTTAGAATTATCTCGTGAAAATGGAGATGAATTAAAGGCTGGAGTCAATAAGGCAATTCGAGTTTTAGTGGCTGAAAAGAGAAAAATTACTGTTGGGGATAAGATGTCAGGGCGACATGGAAACAAAGGGGTTGTTTCCAGAGTATTACCTGCAGAAGATATGCCTTTCTTAGAAGATGGAACACATTTGGATGTTGTATTGAATCCGTTAGGGGTACCATCTCGGATGAATATCGGACAAGTATTGGAAGTTCACTTGGGAATGGCAATGAGAACCTTAAATGGAGGAACTCACATTGCAACTCCGGTATTCGATGGAGCAACAGAAGAACAAATTAAAGATTACTTAGAAAACCAAGGACATCCAAGAAGTGGAAAAGTTACTTTATACGATGGAAGAACCGGAGATAAATTTGATAACAAAATTACAGTTGGAATCATGTATATGTTGAAATTACACCACTTGGTAGAAGATAAAATGCACGCCAGAGCAATCGGACCATACTCTTTAGTAACACAGCAACCTTTGGGAGGAAAAGCACAATTCGGAGGACAAAGACTAGGAGAAATGGAAGTATGGGCTTTGGAAGCATATGGAGCATCTAATATTCTTCAAGAAATGTTGACTGTAAAATCAGATGATGTTACAGGAAGAACAAAAACGTATGAAGCAATTATTAAAGGGGAAGAAATGCCGGATTCTGATTTACCGGAATCATTTAAGGTATTATTGAAAGAATTCCAAGCCTTAGCATTGGACGTTGAATTATGTGATGAAAATGACAATGTCATCAATGTAGATGAAGAATTGAATAAAGAAGATACAACCCTAGAATATTCACCATCTGATATGTTAGAACTAGAAGATGATGAAGATGAAGACGATTACGAAGATGATGAAGAATAG
- a CDS encoding FAD:protein FMN transferase: MKKINKILIVIFCLFLGKISYAKEIKYEESKFLFGTYIKITSYSESTSTAKKAIQAAFQEIERIDKKFNSKTEGSLIYQLNHSSNKEISLDAEGKFLFQTIQKAYLLSHKKYDITISPLLRLWNFENPEKAKIPNKISLEKILKEVDFEKIKIEGNRLRLLSPVKEIDTGSFLKGYALARAEKVLKEKGLKSAFISSISSIDLLGSKPGGKPWKIALENPTNANDILGVLSLQDKALGVSGDYQTYVEIQGKRYHHILDKATGYPVADKKMVVVICKDGFEADVYSTTFFLMPIAEILNYANKMANFEVMIVDKNMKFHMSKGFSQYFSKK, translated from the coding sequence ATGAAGAAGATAAATAAGATTCTTATTGTTATTTTTTGTTTATTTTTAGGAAAGATATCTTATGCAAAGGAAATAAAATATGAGGAAAGTAAGTTTCTGTTTGGAACTTATATTAAAATTACAAGCTATTCTGAGAGCACTTCTACTGCCAAAAAAGCAATACAAGCTGCCTTTCAAGAGATTGAAAGAATTGACAAAAAATTTAACAGTAAGACAGAAGGGAGTTTAATCTATCAATTAAATCATTCTTCTAATAAAGAGATTTCTTTAGATGCCGAAGGGAAATTCTTATTTCAAACGATTCAAAAGGCCTATCTCTTATCTCATAAAAAGTATGATATTACCATTTCGCCACTTTTAAGACTTTGGAATTTTGAAAATCCTGAGAAGGCAAAGATTCCAAATAAAATTTCTTTAGAAAAAATTTTAAAAGAAGTGGACTTTGAAAAAATAAAAATAGAAGGGAATCGATTAAGACTTCTTTCTCCTGTAAAAGAGATTGATACGGGTTCCTTTTTAAAAGGTTATGCTTTAGCAAGAGCTGAAAAAGTGTTAAAAGAAAAAGGACTAAAGAGTGCTTTTATTAGCTCTATTTCCAGTATTGATTTGTTAGGAAGCAAACCAGGAGGAAAGCCTTGGAAAATTGCTTTAGAAAATCCTACGAATGCAAATGATATTTTAGGAGTTTTATCATTACAGGATAAGGCTTTGGGAGTTTCAGGAGATTATCAAACATATGTCGAAATTCAAGGCAAACGATATCATCATATTTTAGATAAGGCAACAGGATATCCTGTTGCAGACAAAAAAATGGTGGTTGTGATATGCAAAGATGGCTTTGAAGCAGATGTTTATTCCACTACTTTCTTTTTAATGCCAATTGCAGAAATATTAAATTATGCAAATAAAATGGCAAATTTTGAAGTGATGATTGTGGATAAAAATATGAAATTTCATATGAGTAAAGGATTTTCACAATATTTCTCAAAAAAATAG